A portion of the Sulfurospirillum diekertiae genome contains these proteins:
- a CDS encoding glucosaminidase domain-containing protein: MNFFYTLFIASCLLLQGALNAGGLSSEYYQIEDNAKQKEEFIREMKILVDKGNDEIKKDREFITNFFAKAVPDAFRGLNYANVGYLISLRNKYGIESLFDRDEYFKRIDVIPTSLALSQAALESGWGKSRFAREANNLFGHWSYSGVGLMPQNRAIGKTHMIRIFGSLQKSVNSYMLNLNTNDAYITFREKRLQSRNNGKNFGGMEASKTMGNYSELKEEYIKMIKEMIDQNNLLIYDK; this comes from the coding sequence GTGAATTTTTTCTACACACTTTTTATCGCCTCATGCTTGCTTCTCCAAGGAGCGCTTAATGCAGGAGGTTTATCTTCAGAATATTATCAGATTGAAGATAACGCAAAACAAAAAGAAGAATTTATTCGTGAAATGAAAATTCTTGTGGATAAAGGTAATGATGAAATTAAGAAAGATCGAGAATTCATTACTAACTTTTTTGCCAAAGCAGTGCCTGATGCCTTTCGAGGGCTGAATTATGCTAATGTGGGGTATCTTATCTCATTGCGCAACAAATATGGCATAGAGTCTCTCTTTGATCGAGATGAATATTTTAAACGTATTGATGTGATTCCGACTTCTTTAGCCCTATCACAAGCTGCATTGGAAAGCGGTTGGGGGAAAAGTCGATTTGCACGAGAAGCCAATAACCTTTTTGGTCACTGGTCTTATTCAGGTGTTGGTTTAATGCCTCAAAATAGGGCAATAGGTAAAACACACATGATCCGTATTTTTGGTTCATTGCAAAAATCAGTGAATTCTTATATGCTGAATCTTAATACGAATGATGCATATATCACATTTAGAGAAAAGAGACTGCAATCAAGAAATAATGGAAAAAACTTTGGAGGTATGGAAGCTTCTAAAACGATGGGTAATTATTCTGAGCTCAAAGAGGAATATATTAAAATGATTAAGGAGATGATTGATCAAAACAATCTTCTTATCTACGATAAATAG
- the prfA gene encoding peptide chain release factor 1 produces MLKDKLLPFLERYNELSTLLSDPNIATDIKKMTALSKEQSGLEKIKDKTLEYLSTLDQIEENKLLFDDEELGELAKDELRILEPRKEEIEEEIKLLLLPTDPNDERNIFLEIRAGTGGDEAAIFVSDLFKSYLRYAENRGWKVEVVSLSEGVLNGYKEVIALIKGQGAFSRLKYEGGVHRVQRVPLTESQGRVHTSAVTVAVMPEVDDVEIEILEKDLKVDVMRSSGNGGQSVNTTDSAVRITHLPTGLVVVNQDGKSQHKNKDAAMKVLKAKLYDMQMQERNAKESEARKTQVGSGDRSARIRTYNYPQNRITDHRVGLTLYRLDAIMEGGFYDEIIDPIITHYQTELMKEANL; encoded by the coding sequence ATGTTGAAAGATAAATTACTCCCATTTCTAGAACGTTATAATGAGCTTTCTACACTTTTAAGTGATCCTAATATTGCTACAGATATTAAGAAAATGACAGCACTCTCCAAAGAACAGTCAGGATTAGAGAAAATCAAAGATAAAACCCTTGAATATCTTTCAACACTTGATCAAATTGAGGAAAATAAACTTCTCTTTGATGATGAAGAGCTCGGTGAGCTTGCAAAAGACGAACTTCGAATTCTTGAACCTCGCAAAGAAGAGATCGAAGAAGAGATTAAACTTCTCTTACTTCCTACAGATCCAAATGATGAGCGCAATATCTTTTTAGAAATTCGCGCTGGTACAGGTGGTGATGAGGCCGCTATTTTTGTATCTGATCTTTTTAAATCTTACCTTCGCTACGCAGAAAACCGTGGTTGGAAAGTTGAAGTTGTTTCACTCAGTGAAGGTGTTCTAAATGGATATAAAGAAGTTATTGCGCTTATTAAAGGGCAGGGGGCTTTTTCACGTCTTAAATATGAAGGTGGCGTTCACAGAGTTCAACGTGTTCCTCTCACAGAATCACAGGGTAGGGTACATACTTCAGCAGTTACCGTTGCTGTTATGCCTGAAGTTGATGATGTTGAGATCGAGATACTCGAAAAAGATTTGAAAGTCGATGTTATGCGATCTTCTGGAAATGGTGGACAATCGGTCAATACAACCGATAGTGCCGTAAGAATTACCCACTTACCGACTGGTCTTGTGGTGGTTAATCAAGATGGCAAATCTCAGCATAAAAACAAAGATGCTGCAATGAAAGTGCTCAAAGCAAAACTTTATGATATGCAGATGCAAGAACGCAATGCTAAAGAGAGTGAAGCGCGAAAAACACAAGTAGGATCAGGTGATAGAAGTGCTCGTATTCGTACCTACAACTATCCACAAAACCGTATTACCGACCACAGAGTGGGGCTTACATTGTATCGCTTAGATGCTATTATGGAAGGTGGTTTTTATGATGAAATCATAGACCCTATTATTACGCATTACCAAACAGAGCTTATGAAAGAAGCAAACCTTTAA
- the rpsT gene encoding 30S ribosomal protein S20 produces the protein MANHKSAEKRIRQTKKRTERNRFYKTRIKNLTRAVREAVEAGDQAAAEVALKNVNKNFHSYAGKGILTKNTAARRVSRLSQLVNTLGSVAA, from the coding sequence ATGGCAAACCACAAGTCAGCAGAAAAGCGTATTAGACAAACAAAAAAACGCACTGAAAGAAATAGATTTTATAAAACTAGAATCAAAAATCTAACACGTGCTGTAAGAGAAGCTGTAGAAGCAGGTGATCAAGCAGCAGCTGAAGTTGCGTTGAAAAATGTGAATAAAAACTTTCATTCTTATGCAGGCAAAGGTATTTTAACTAAAAATACAGCTGCTCGCCGTGTAAGCAGATTGTCACAACTCGTTAATACGCTAGGTAGTGTTGCTGCATAA
- the glmM gene encoding phosphoglucosamine mutase, producing the protein MKLFGTDGVRGKAGKKLSAFMAMRLAMAAGIYFRKNSITNKILVGKDTRRSGYMIENAIVSGLTAVGYDVRQIGPMPTPAIAFLTEDMRCDAGIMISASHNPYFDNGIKFFDSFGNKLGETEEAAIEKIYYDDALIEANQKMEFDIGRSKRVDDVIGRYIVQIKNSFPKALTLKGLRIVLDTANGAAYKVAPTIFNELGADVIMINDEPNGSNINLNCGALHPEELGEEVRRLRADLGFAFDGDADRLVVVDENGNPIHGDKLIGKIATFLQGQNRLANKGVCVTVMSNQALEDYLNKSGIKTYRCDVGDKNVLEALYREKINFGGEQSGHIILSDFAKTGDALVAALAVMHCMLTEKQKVSKLFSPFELYPQLQQNIKVDNKIPLAELKGYDKLVSELESKKIRVLIRYSGTENLLRILLEGQDEKLLEDRMEKTVKFF; encoded by the coding sequence ATGAAACTTTTTGGAACCGATGGTGTTAGAGGTAAAGCAGGCAAAAAACTGAGTGCTTTTATGGCGATGCGTTTGGCAATGGCAGCAGGTATCTATTTTCGTAAAAATTCTATTACGAATAAAATTTTAGTAGGTAAAGATACGAGGCGCAGTGGTTATATGATTGAAAATGCGATTGTATCAGGCTTAACGGCCGTTGGTTACGATGTAAGACAAATTGGTCCTATGCCAACTCCAGCGATTGCTTTTTTAACGGAAGATATGCGTTGTGATGCAGGTATCATGATTAGCGCATCCCATAATCCTTATTTTGATAATGGAATTAAATTTTTCGACTCATTTGGTAATAAACTAGGCGAAACAGAAGAAGCAGCCATTGAAAAAATTTATTACGATGATGCATTAATTGAAGCAAATCAAAAAATGGAATTTGATATTGGCCGTTCTAAAAGAGTTGATGATGTGATTGGTCGTTACATTGTACAAATCAAGAATTCTTTTCCTAAAGCGTTAACGCTTAAAGGATTGCGCATTGTTCTTGACACTGCCAATGGCGCGGCTTACAAAGTTGCACCAACTATTTTTAATGAACTCGGTGCTGATGTTATTATGATCAATGATGAACCTAACGGTAGCAATATTAATCTTAACTGTGGAGCATTACATCCTGAGGAACTTGGGGAAGAAGTACGCCGTCTTCGTGCAGATTTAGGTTTTGCTTTTGATGGTGATGCTGATCGCTTAGTGGTTGTTGATGAAAACGGAAATCCTATTCATGGTGATAAGCTCATAGGAAAAATTGCCACTTTTTTACAAGGGCAAAATAGGCTTGCTAACAAAGGTGTCTGTGTTACTGTTATGAGTAATCAAGCGTTAGAAGATTATCTTAATAAATCAGGTATAAAAACCTATCGTTGTGATGTAGGGGATAAAAATGTTTTAGAAGCCTTATATAGGGAAAAAATAAACTTTGGAGGCGAGCAAAGTGGGCATATTATCTTGTCTGATTTTGCTAAAACAGGTGACGCGTTAGTAGCTGCTCTTGCTGTTATGCACTGTATGCTCACAGAAAAACAAAAAGTGAGTAAATTATTTAGTCCTTTTGAGCTTTATCCTCAACTTCAACAAAATATTAAAGTCGATAATAAAATTCCTCTTGCTGAACTCAAAGGCTATGACAAGTTAGTATCCGAACTAGAAAGCAAAAAAATCCGAGTTCTTATCCGTTATTCAGGAACAGAAAATTTATTACGTATTTTACTTGAAGGTCAAGATGAAAAGCTTCTTGAAGATCGTATGGAGAAAACAGTCAAATTTTTTTAA
- the thrS gene encoding threonine--tRNA ligase: MMNDVIAYKEGALVIDTQTAAASSKTYEDKILFDNSKDALEVIRHSCAHLMAQAIKALYKDAQFFVGPVIEDGFYYDFRVNEKIGDADLKEIEKKMAELATAKLPIEKIYTTKTAVIKRFEHDNLKQEVLLRIPDGEVSIYKQGDFEDLCRGPHVPNTKYLRFFKLIKVAGAYLGGDEKREMLTRIYGIAFADKESLKDYITMIEEAKKRDHRKIGNELKLFTFDDEVGAGLPIWLPNGGKLRSKLEQLLFKAHRKRGYLPVRGPELLKSDAWKISGHYQNYGENMYFTVIDESEYGIKPMNCLGHIKVFQSEVRSYRDLPLKFFEYGVVHRHEKSGVLHGLFRVREFTQDDAHIFCTPDQIKENVIEILSFVDSIMKTFGFKYEMEISTRPEKSIGDEKYWEAATEGLKNALDENGIHYGIDEGGGAFYGPKIDIKITDALKRKWQCGTIQVDFNLPERFDISYIDANNEHARPVMLHRAILGSFERFIGILIEHTSGEFPFFLAPTQAVIIPISDAHLAYAKTLANELMAEEIDVEVSSKNESLNKRIRNAETMRVPMILVIGDAEVEGQSVAVRDRRERTQYNLTKEALISKMKEKLSEVHF; this comes from the coding sequence ATGATGAATGATGTTATAGCCTATAAAGAAGGTGCTCTCGTCATTGACACCCAAACTGCTGCTGCCTCCTCAAAGACTTACGAAGACAAAATCTTATTTGATAATTCAAAAGATGCTCTTGAAGTAATCCGCCACTCATGTGCACATTTAATGGCTCAAGCGATTAAAGCATTATATAAAGATGCACAATTTTTTGTCGGACCTGTCATTGAAGACGGTTTTTATTATGATTTTCGTGTTAATGAAAAGATTGGTGATGCTGATCTTAAAGAGATTGAAAAGAAGATGGCAGAGCTTGCTACTGCTAAGTTGCCAATTGAGAAGATTTATACGACTAAAACGGCTGTTATTAAACGTTTTGAACATGACAATCTTAAACAAGAAGTTTTGCTAAGAATTCCTGATGGTGAAGTATCTATTTATAAACAAGGGGATTTTGAAGATTTATGCCGTGGACCTCACGTTCCCAATACTAAATATCTTAGATTTTTTAAACTGATTAAAGTTGCAGGTGCCTATCTTGGTGGTGATGAGAAACGTGAAATGCTAACACGTATTTACGGTATAGCTTTTGCAGATAAAGAGAGCCTCAAAGATTATATTACTATGATTGAAGAAGCAAAAAAGAGAGATCATCGCAAAATCGGTAATGAACTTAAGCTCTTTACCTTTGATGATGAAGTAGGTGCAGGTCTTCCAATTTGGTTACCCAATGGTGGTAAATTAAGAAGTAAGTTGGAACAACTCCTTTTTAAAGCACATCGCAAGCGAGGTTATTTACCTGTAAGAGGGCCAGAACTTCTAAAATCTGATGCATGGAAAATTAGTGGTCATTACCAGAATTATGGTGAGAATATGTATTTCACTGTCATTGATGAGTCTGAATATGGCATTAAACCAATGAACTGTTTAGGGCATATTAAAGTATTTCAAAGTGAAGTGAGAAGTTACCGTGATTTACCACTTAAATTTTTTGAATACGGTGTTGTACATCGTCATGAAAAAAGCGGTGTACTCCATGGGCTATTCCGCGTGCGTGAATTTACTCAAGATGATGCTCACATTTTCTGTACACCGGATCAAATTAAAGAAAATGTTATAGAAATTTTAAGTTTTGTCGATTCTATTATGAAAACATTTGGATTTAAGTATGAGATGGAAATTTCGACTCGCCCTGAGAAATCAATTGGTGATGAAAAATACTGGGAGGCAGCAACGGAAGGCTTAAAGAATGCACTTGATGAAAACGGCATTCATTATGGCATTGATGAAGGTGGTGGAGCTTTTTATGGCCCTAAAATTGACATTAAGATTACCGATGCGCTTAAACGTAAATGGCAATGTGGAACCATTCAAGTTGATTTTAATTTGCCAGAGCGTTTTGATATTTCCTACATTGATGCAAACAATGAACATGCACGTCCAGTCATGCTACATCGTGCAATTTTGGGTTCATTTGAGCGTTTTATTGGTATTTTGATTGAACATACATCGGGAGAATTTCCATTCTTCCTTGCACCAACGCAAGCCGTGATTATTCCAATCTCAGATGCACATTTGGCTTATGCTAAAACATTAGCAAATGAACTTATGGCTGAAGAAATTGATGTAGAAGTCTCTTCCAAAAATGAGAGCCTCAATAAACGCATTCGCAATGCAGAAACGATGCGCGTGCCAATGATTTTGGTCATTGGTGATGCCGAAGTTGAAGGACAAAGTGTTGCCGTAAGAGATAGACGCGAAAGAACACAGTATAATTTGACAAAAGAAGCATTAATATCAAAAATGAAGGAGAAACTTAGTGAGGTACACTTTTGA
- the rpmI gene encoding 50S ribosomal protein L35, protein MPKMKTVRGAAKRFRVGKSKIKRGAAFRSHILTKKPTKRMRGLKESKVVDARDEKSIKLMLCKA, encoded by the coding sequence ATGCCGAAAATGAAAACGGTACGCGGTGCCGCTAAGCGTTTTAGAGTAGGTAAGAGCAAGATTAAAAGAGGCGCAGCCTTTAGAAGTCATATTCTTACTAAAAAACCAACGAAAAGAATGCGTGGTTTGAAAGAATCTAAAGTTGTAGATGCACGCGATGAGAAGTCCATTAAATTAATGCTTTGTAAAGCATAG
- the rplT gene encoding 50S ribosomal protein L20 yields the protein MARVKTGIVRRRRHKKILKMARGFFSGRRKHFRKAKEQIERSLVYAFRDRRQKKRDFRRLWITRINAACRLNDISYSRFINALNKANIDLDRKILADMAMNDPEAFATVVKQAKSAL from the coding sequence ATGGCAAGAGTAAAAACAGGTATCGTCAGAAGAAGACGTCACAAGAAAATTTTAAAGATGGCAAGAGGCTTCTTTAGTGGAAGAAGAAAACACTTTAGAAAAGCAAAAGAGCAAATAGAGAGAAGTTTAGTTTATGCATTCCGTGATAGAAGACAAAAGAAAAGAGATTTTAGAAGACTTTGGATCACACGTATTAACGCAGCATGCAGACTTAATGACATTAGCTACTCACGCTTCATCAATGCGCTAAACAAAGCAAATATTGATTTAGACAGAAAGATTCTTGCAGATATGGCGATGAATGACCCTGAAGCCTTTGCAACTGTTGTAAAACAGGCAAAATCAGCGCTTTAA